GACGATGCGTTGGTCGCGCAGCGACGACGGAGCACGGGCCGGCCGCACCGGCTCGAAGGTCAGGCACTCGAGCGCTTCACGCGCGTCGCGGAAGCGGTCTTTTGCCAGCAGCGCGTCATAGAGCCATCCCATGAACCAGTCGCTGATCTCGAGGCGCCGCAGCATGAGGGTCGTCACCTCAGAGGCCTTCACCGTCTTGCCGCGCAGCAGGGCCAGCGCCAGAAGGGCGATCTGGTAGACGTCATCAGAGGGAGACCAGAAGTACTCGGGGACCGAGGGCGGCGCGAAGTCATCTGGCGGCGCGCCGTGCATGCGGCGCCGCCCTTCGGCGAGCGATTGCCGGGTGATGCCGAGGTCGCCAAGCATCAGTCGCTCGTCGCGGATGAACACGTTTCGCGTGGTGATGTCTCCGTGGCAGATGCTTCGGGGATGGAGGAGGTCGAGCACCTCGAGCAGCGGGCGGATGCTCTCGATGACGCGATCCTCGTCCCAGGCCGTGTCGTCCTGCGCAAGCCGGTCGGCCACGGTTCCCTCGGCCATCCACTCGAACACGAGCACGTACTTCACCTTGCGCGCGTTGCCCCAGCCGTCGAACACAGGGAAGGCGTCGAGCAGCTGCACCACGCTGTCATTGCGGGTGAGCAG
This genomic interval from Pseudomonadota bacterium contains the following:
- a CDS encoding protein kinase family protein, coding for MPLLTRNRILKSDVTEKYYKVRSNRVAQGGFGEVYRGAVLDKNEDECEPVAIKVSLHPIAWHGEAYFGRLLTRNDSVVQLLDAFPVFDGWGNARKVKYVLVFEWMAEGTVADRLAQDDTAWDEDRVIESIRPLLEVLDLLHPRSICHGDITTRNVFIRDERLMLGDLGITRQSLAEGRRRMHGAPPDDFAPPSVPEYFWSPSDDVYQIALLALALLRGKTVKASEVTTLMLRRLEISDWFMGWLYDALLAKDRFRDAREALECLTFEPVRPARAPSSLRDQRIVITGSLPSMRRDRAEARARRARAAVQKDVNGATTLLVTGEPLGGASP